The DNA sequence GCGCACCATCGCACTGGCCGGCGGGTCGCACGCCGAACACTGGATCACCGCACTGGACCTGCTCGGCCGGACACACCACTTCAAGGTCGTCACCTATCTGAAGATGGGTTGCCCGCTGACCACCGAGGAGATGCCTCTGGTGATGGGCGACAACCGGCCGTATCCGAAGTGCCACGAGTGGAATTCGCGGGTGATGCCCAAACTGCTCGCCGACAGACCGGATTACGTGTTCACCACCTCGACGCGGCCGTGGAACATCAAGGACGGCGACGTCATGCCGTCAACCTACCTGGGGATCTGGGAAACGTTGTCCCGCAACCGTATTCCGATTCTGGCGATGCGTGACACGCCGTGGCTGGTGCGCGACGGCGAACCCTACATCCCCGCGGACTGCCTTGCCGACGGCGGCGACGCGGTCTCCTGCGGCATCGAGCGCTCCAAGGTACTCTCCGACGACAACCCGACACTGGACTACGTGGCTCGGTTCCCGATGCTCAAGCCTCTGGACATGAGCAACGCGGTGTGTCGCGAGGACTACTGCCGCGTGGTGGAGGGAAATGTCTTGCTGTATCACGATGCTCACCACATCTCCACCACCTACATGCGCACCATGACCGCCGAACTGGGACGTCAGATGGCCGCCGCCACCGGCTGGTGGTGACGGTGTCCCTGCACACCGTGTGGCCCGGTGAGGCCTACCCGCTGGGCGCCACCTACGACGGGGCCGGCACCAACTTCTCGCTGTTCTCCGAAGTCGCCGAACGCGTCGAGCTGTGCCTGATCGCCAAGGACGGCAGCGAGGAGCGCATCAACCTCGAAGAGGTCGACGGCTTCGTCTGGCATGCGTACCTGCCCACGGTGACGCCCGGCCAGCGCTACGGGTTCCGGGTGCACGGCCCGTGGGATCCCGCCGCGGGCCACCGCTGCGACGCGAGCAAGCTGCTGCTCGACCCGTACGGCAAGTCCTTCCACGGCGACTTCGACTTCGGCCAGGCGTTGTACTCCTACGACCTCCAGGCGCAGGACCTGGCCACGGGCGGCACTCCCCCGCGGATCGACTCGCTCGGCCACACGATGACCAGCGTCGTCATCAACCCGTTCTTCCAGTGGGGGTCCGACCGGCCTCCGCGCACGCCCTACCACGACACCGTGATCTACGAGGCGCACGTCAAGGGGATGACCCAGCGGCATCCGGCCATCCCGGAGGCGCTGCGCGGCACCTACGCCGGCCTGTGCCACCCGGTGATCATCGACCACCTCAAATCGCTCAACGTCACCGCGATCGAACTGATGCCGGTGCACCAGTTCATGCACGACCACCGGCTGCTCGACCTCGGTTTGCGGAACTACTGGGGCTACAACACATTCGGGTTCTTCGCACCGCACTACCAGTACGCCGCCAACCAGCATGCCGGCGGTGCGGTCGCCGAATTCAAGGCGATGGTGCGGTCCTTCCACGAGGCCGGCATCGAGGTGATCCTCGACGTCGTCTACAACCACACCGCCGAGGGCAACCACCTCGGGCCCACCATCAACTTCCGCGGGATCGACAACGCCGGGTACTACCGGCTGCTCGACGGAGACCTGCGCTACTACAAGGACTTCACCGGGACCGGCAACAGCCTCAACGCGCGTCACCCGCACACCCTGCAGTTGATCATGGACTCGCTGCGGTACTGGGTGCTGGAGATGCACGTCGACGGTTTCCGCTTCGACCTGGCCTCGACTCTGGCGCGCGAGTTCTACGACGTCGACCGACTGTCGGCGTTCTTCGATCTGGTCCAGCAGGATCCGGTGGTGAGCCAGGTGAAGCTGATCGCCGAACCGTGGGATGTCGGAGAGGGCGGCTACCAGGTCGGCAATTTCCCAGGTTTGTGGACCGAGTGGAACGGGAAGTATCGCGACACTGTGCGTGACTACTGGCGGGGCGAGCC is a window from the Mycolicibacterium litorale genome containing:
- the glgX gene encoding glycogen debranching protein GlgX; the encoded protein is MSLHTVWPGEAYPLGATYDGAGTNFSLFSEVAERVELCLIAKDGSEERINLEEVDGFVWHAYLPTVTPGQRYGFRVHGPWDPAAGHRCDASKLLLDPYGKSFHGDFDFGQALYSYDLQAQDLATGGTPPRIDSLGHTMTSVVINPFFQWGSDRPPRTPYHDTVIYEAHVKGMTQRHPAIPEALRGTYAGLCHPVIIDHLKSLNVTAIELMPVHQFMHDHRLLDLGLRNYWGYNTFGFFAPHYQYAANQHAGGAVAEFKAMVRSFHEAGIEVILDVVYNHTAEGNHLGPTINFRGIDNAGYYRLLDGDLRYYKDFTGTGNSLNARHPHTLQLIMDSLRYWVLEMHVDGFRFDLASTLAREFYDVDRLSAFFDLVQQDPVVSQVKLIAEPWDVGEGGYQVGNFPGLWTEWNGKYRDTVRDYWRGEPATLGEFASRLTGSSDLYEATGRRPSASINFVTCHDGFTLHDLVSYNEKHNHANGEDNRDGESHNRSWNCGVEGPTDDPDILALRGKQMRNMLATLMCSQGTPMIAHGDEIGRTQQGNNNVYCQDSELSWMDWSLCETNADLLAFTRKVVAFRKSHPVFRRRRFFEGKPIRSGDQVRDIAWLTPAGSEMTPEDWGAGLGKCVAVFLNGEAIPTPDARGERVVDDSFLLCFNAHDHVQDFVTPDGDYAEMWTADLDTADPTGDTDIVVAAGEKISLQPRSVLVLRKTA